Proteins from a genomic interval of Scylla paramamosain isolate STU-SP2022 chromosome 26, ASM3559412v1, whole genome shotgun sequence:
- the LOC135113609 gene encoding NF-kappa-B inhibitor-interacting Ras-like protein 1 isoform X2 → MQTQQLKSTSPRWRTPMWALWRRSEGHGRSCGSMTQQVWMPSTATCRSTTTPWLMATCWCSVTDSLSFQLLTDMKKDIDRHKEKKDVPIIILGNKSDLAGSSGGVDEATAERWAAGERLRVWQVNTVDRNLLLEPFMNLASRLNPQPNKTSFPQLHMGRKNKD, encoded by the exons ATGCAAACTCAACAGCTGAAAAG TACATCCCCACGGTGGAGGACACCTATGTGGGCATTGTGGAGACGGAGCGAGGGACACGGGAGAAGCTGCGGTTCTATGACACAGCAGGTCTGGATGCCCAGCACCGCAACCTGCCGCAGCACTACCACGCCCTGGCTGATGGCTACGTGCTGGTGTAGTGTTACAGACAGCCTCTCCTTCCAGCTCCTCACTGACATGAAGAAGGACATAGACCGCcacaaggagaagaaagat GTCCCCATCATCATCCTGGGCAACAAGAGTGACCTGGCAGGCAGCAGCGGCGGGGTGGATGAAGCAACAGCTGAGCGGTGGGCAGCGGGGGAGCGGCTGAGGGTGTGGCAGGTAAACACAGTGGACCGCAACCTGCTGCTGGAGCCGTTCATGAACCTTGCCTCCCGTCTCAACCCGCAGCCCAACAAGACCTCCTTCCCTCAGCTTCATATGGGCCGCAAGAACAAGGACTGA
- the LOC135113609 gene encoding NF-kappa-B inhibitor-interacting Ras-like protein 1 isoform X1 has protein sequence MQTQQLKSSTSPRWRTPMWALWRRSEGHGRSCGSMTQQVWMPSTATCRSTTTPWLMATCWCSVTDSLSFQLLTDMKKDIDRHKEKKDVPIIILGNKSDLAGSSGGVDEATAERWAAGERLRVWQVNTVDRNLLLEPFMNLASRLNPQPNKTSFPQLHMGRKNKD, from the exons ATGCAAACTCAACAGCTGAAAAG CAGTACATCCCCACGGTGGAGGACACCTATGTGGGCATTGTGGAGACGGAGCGAGGGACACGGGAGAAGCTGCGGTTCTATGACACAGCAGGTCTGGATGCCCAGCACCGCAACCTGCCGCAGCACTACCACGCCCTGGCTGATGGCTACGTGCTGGTGTAGTGTTACAGACAGCCTCTCCTTCCAGCTCCTCACTGACATGAAGAAGGACATAGACCGCcacaaggagaagaaagat GTCCCCATCATCATCCTGGGCAACAAGAGTGACCTGGCAGGCAGCAGCGGCGGGGTGGATGAAGCAACAGCTGAGCGGTGGGCAGCGGGGGAGCGGCTGAGGGTGTGGCAGGTAAACACAGTGGACCGCAACCTGCTGCTGGAGCCGTTCATGAACCTTGCCTCCCGTCTCAACCCGCAGCCCAACAAGACCTCCTTCCCTCAGCTTCATATGGGCCGCAAGAACAAGGACTGA
- the LOC135113609 gene encoding NF-kappa-B inhibitor-interacting Ras-like protein 2 isoform X3 has translation MFRKPREEKQVKEAWRSREHCVDCGVLGSWRGMLDGGLVGAVVGQRNVMGRTSRVVVAGARQCGKTSILEKAIYANSTAEKQYIPTVEDTYVGIVETERGTREKLRFYDTAGLDAQHRNLPQHYHALADGYVLV, from the exons ATGTTTAGGAAACCTCGGGAGGAAAAACAGGTGAAAGAGGCGTGGAGGAGCCGGGAACACTGCGTGGACTGTGGGGTGCTGGGGAGCTGGCGGGGGATGCTTGATGGTGGACTCGTGGGTGCTGTGGTGGGTCAG AGAAATGTGATGGGGCGCACCAgtcgtgtggtggtggcgggggccCGACAGTGTGGCAAGACCTCCATACTTGAGAAGGCCATCTATGCAAACTCAACAGCTGAAAAG CAGTACATCCCCACGGTGGAGGACACCTATGTGGGCATTGTGGAGACGGAGCGAGGGACACGGGAGAAGCTGCGGTTCTATGACACAGCAGGTCTGGATGCCCAGCACCGCAACCTGCCGCAGCACTACCACGCCCTGGCTGATGGCTACGTGCTGGTGTAG
- the LOC135113609 gene encoding NF-kappa-B inhibitor-interacting Ras-like protein 2 isoform X4: MFRKPREEKQVKEAWRSREHCVDCGVLGSWRGMLDGGLVGAVVGQRNVMGRTSRVVVAGARQCGKTSILEKAIYANSTAEKYIPTVEDTYVGIVETERGTREKLRFYDTAGLDAQHRNLPQHYHALADGYVLV, from the exons ATGTTTAGGAAACCTCGGGAGGAAAAACAGGTGAAAGAGGCGTGGAGGAGCCGGGAACACTGCGTGGACTGTGGGGTGCTGGGGAGCTGGCGGGGGATGCTTGATGGTGGACTCGTGGGTGCTGTGGTGGGTCAG AGAAATGTGATGGGGCGCACCAgtcgtgtggtggtggcgggggccCGACAGTGTGGCAAGACCTCCATACTTGAGAAGGCCATCTATGCAAACTCAACAGCTGAAAAG TACATCCCCACGGTGGAGGACACCTATGTGGGCATTGTGGAGACGGAGCGAGGGACACGGGAGAAGCTGCGGTTCTATGACACAGCAGGTCTGGATGCCCAGCACCGCAACCTGCCGCAGCACTACCACGCCCTGGCTGATGGCTACGTGCTGGTGTAG